From Brienomyrus brachyistius isolate T26 chromosome 21, BBRACH_0.4, whole genome shotgun sequence, the proteins below share one genomic window:
- the LOC125716867 gene encoding uncharacterized protein LOC125716867 isoform X4 — protein sequence MADPLRRTILAKLRGKKSRKAAAVGGFGVATFVDNREGKDGVLCGVDEQTPDKIITELNALPDIMRDKEGCLNIAFESGAVRSNCENAVVKNVSPRDVTCVHLNVGSGDYARWGTDLNLTGRVYKRRLGISDRNEMQTRASRGNRINYFNELELDLSKDACPESSEIMRDNSQPLYPSGPPGQILDLDGVGLCRELTPVQTTYRYVEMSGNDGKESGVDVHQQCGKHQGNPEASNAEKDADLLCNLPQMPYTDISINGAQIYQFLAVGTVAENHQVSNNPSGDYSVRSLQNTRLFPTDLFVSDKNVDSETDGTEAEMQWRNLVGSDDGDYYDNENLPFYDPLLCAASGPNSDQVEMNRTQAETDGYKVHESYIVRTQFKEACVLLISAMQGIHLDNEVAVNGFGCHVSPTSCDSQESLCSEVSSKVVDCDTFASGEAVPPESHSVGFYDGENGNLCLRRSSASKSFELLPTESPPPLRRSVSDGVIECHQNQYCRLERKAPLALMRESDWGMPSGIVSLANQVPFDGEGGDSLLLEMRDNCPLNETSGPVNGAKSQGTEHGFLTTQDVLKPNGVTVNKIQEWMQKGRMLSSEMRHRITGSALHEVCGDSPLQRSCPGFLNRAKAEPRVTGSQKCRTVARGQGTRQPAYIKNARSSVTDTQEAIVSRHNETNEKLRLLTAITVSKKRHWFQHSTSKNPVLEEGSVSVESDVTPIGSEPEDSQPAPTSLHKAPHLQPASANSDPQRGKAADQAGDSGGHVDEEGGEIWYNPIPEDEDPTLVGGPANVDSVRHSQEGCSCEKRLANGSLLVEPAELRRRILTRRSAEDSLPPKVTAPENLDSAIQDRTWGILVKAMCVCPVMERHAVLAASQPSAFWDRL from the exons ATGGCCGATCCTCTGCGGAGGACAATACTGGCAAAACTTCGGGGGAAGAAATCCAGGAAAGCGGCCGCAGTCGGGGGCTTCGGCGTCGCAACTTTTGTGGATAACCGAGAAGGTAAAGACGGAGTTTTGTGCGGTGTTGATGAGCAAACACCGGACAAAATTATCACTGAATTAAATGCTTTGCCAGACATCATGAGAGATAAAGAGGGCTGCCTTAACATAGCGTTTGAAAGCGGGGCAGTGAGATCGAATTGCGAAAACGCCGTGGTTAAAAATGTGTCGCCCCGGGACGTTACTTGCGTGCATTTAAACGTAGGATCGGGCGATTATGCTCGGTGGGGCACGGACTTAAATCTTACGGGTCGAGTTTATAAGAGACGCCTGGGGATCTCTGATCGGAACGAAATGCAGACTCGGGCGAGCCGCGGTAACCGGATTAACTATTTTAATGAGCTGGAGTTAGATCTCTCCAAAGATGCATGCCCTGAGTCGTCCGAAATTATGCGGGATAACAGCCAGCCACTTTATCCGAGCGGACCTCCAGGACAAATACTAGATTTAGACGGGGTAGGATTGTGTAGGGAGTTAACTCCGGTCCAAACAACCTATCGCTATGTTGAAATGAGTGGAAACGATGGTAAAGAGAGCGGGGTGGATGTGCATCAACAGTGTGGGAAGCATCAGGGGAATCCGGAGGCTTCAAATGCTGAGAAAGATGCAGACTTACTTTGTAATCTCCCTCAAATGCCCTACACCGATATTTCTATAAACGGGGCACAGATATATCAGTTTCTTGCTGTCGGTACGGTAGCTGAGAACCACCAAGTCAGTAATAATCCATCGGGAGACTACAGTGTGAGAAGTTTGCAGAACACAAGACTGTTTCCAACCGATTTGTTTGTAAGCGATAAAAATGTGGACTCAGAAACAGACGGGACCGAGGCAGAAATGCAGTGGCGAAATTTGGTCGGCAGTGATGATGGGGATTACTACGACAACGAAAATCTCCCGTTTTATGATCCACTATTATGCGCAGCTTCCGGGCCAAATTCAGACCAAGTCGAGATGAATCGGACACAAGCAGAAACGGACGGGTATAAGGTGCATGAAAGCTACATTGTAAGGACCCAGTTTAAGGAAGCGTGTGTTCTGCTTATAAGTGCGATGCAAGGCATTCATTTGGATAATGAAGTTGCTGTCAATGGATTTGGATGCCATGTAAGTCCTACTAGTTGTGACTCCCAGGAGAGTCTCTGCTCAGAAGTATCTTCTAAAGTGGTAGATTGTGATACATTCGCCTCTGGAGAGGCCGTTCCCCCTGAGTCCCACTCTGTAGGCTTTTACGATGGTGAAAACGGCAACTTGTGTCTCAGAAGGTCCTCAGCCAGCAAGAGCTTTGAACTCTTGCCCACTGAGAGTCCTCCACCTTTGAGAAGGTCCGTAAGTGATGGAGTGATCGAATGCCACCAAAATCAATATTGTCGCCTTGAACGCAAAGCCCCTTTAGCCCTCATGAGAGAGAGTGACTGGGGGATGCCTAGCGGCATTGTCAGCCTCGCGAATCAGGTTCCATTTGATGGCGAAGGTGGTGACAGTCTTCTCTTGGAGATGAGGGATAATTGCCCATTGAATGAAACCAGTGGACCAGTGAACGGTGCAAAAAGCCAGGGCACAGAGCACGGCTTCTTGACCACCCAAGATGTCTTGAAACCCAACGGGGTGACGGTCAACAAGATTCAGGAATGGATGCAGAAGGGACGCATGCTCTCCTCTGAGATGAGGCACCGCATCACCGGTTCTGCTCTCCACGAGGTCTGCGGTGACTCTCCCCTCCAGCGTTCTTGCCCCGGTTTCTTGAACAGGGCAAAAGCGGAGCCCCGGGTGACCGGATCACAGAAATGCAGAACCGTGGCTCGTGGCCAGGGAACCCGACAGCCAG CCTATATTAAAAATGCTCGCAGttccgtcacagacactcaggAGGCGATAGTGAGCAGACATAATGAAACGAACGAGAAGCTGCGGCTGTTGACCGCCATCACGGTCTCCAAGAAACGTCACTGGTTCCAGCATAGTACGTCCAAGAACCCCGTTTTGGAGGAAGGTAGCGTTTCTGTGGAGTCCGACGTTACCCCCATCGGCTCTGAGCCTGAAGACAGCCAGCCGGCACCAACATCCCTCCACAAAGCTCCCCACCTTCAGCCAGCCAGTGCCAACTCCGACCCCCAGCGGGGAAAGGCCGCTGATCAGGCTGGGGACAGTGGCGGCCACGTGGATGAGGAAGGCGGTGAGATCTGGTACAACCCGATTCCAGAAGACGAGGATCCCACGCTTGTTGGTGGCCCTGCCAATGTGGACAGTGTCCGTCACTCTCAGGAGGGCTGCAGCTGCGAGAAGAGGCTCGCAAACGGCTCACTCCTCGTGGAACCTGCTGAGCTGCGCAGGCGCATCCTCACTCGCAGATCTGCAGAGGACAGCCTTCCTCCCAAAGTCACAGCTCCAg AAAATCTTGATTCTGCCATCCAAGACCGGACCTGGGGAATCCTGGTGAAGGCTATGtgtgtctgccctgtgatggaaagGCATGCTGTCCTGGCTGCATCGCAGCCCTCTGCATTCTGGGACAGGCTATAG
- the LOC125716867 gene encoding rho GTPase-activating protein SYDE2-like isoform X2 — MADPLRRTILAKLRGKKSRKAAAVGGFGVATFVDNREGKDGVLCGVDEQTPDKIITELNALPDIMRDKEGCLNIAFESGAVRSNCENAVVKNVSPRDVTCVHLNVGSGDYARWGTDLNLTGRVYKRRLGISDRNEMQTRASRGNRINYFNELELDLSKDACPESSEIMRDNSQPLYPSGPPGQILDLDGVGLCRELTPVQTTYRYVEMSGNDGKESGVDVHQQCGKHQGNPEASNAEKDADLLCNLPQMPYTDISINGAQIYQFLAVGTVAENHQVSNNPSGDYSVRSLQNTRLFPTDLFVSDKNVDSETDGTEAEMQWRNLVGSDDGDYYDNENLPFYDPLLCAASGPNSDQVEMNRTQAETDGYKVHESYIVRTQFKEACVLLISAMQGIHLDNEVAVNGFGCHVSPTSCDSQESLCSEVSSKVVDCDTFASGEAVPPESHSVGFYDGENGNLCLRRSSASKSFELLPTESPPPLRRSVSDGVIECHQNQYCRLERKAPLALMRESDWGMPSGIVSLANQVPFDGEGGDSLLLEMRDNCPLNETSGPVNGAKSQGTEHGFLTTQDVLKPNGVTVNKIQEWMQKGRMLSSEMRHRITGSALHEVCGDSPLQRSCPGFLNRAKAEPRVTGSQKCRTVARGQGTRQPAYIKNARSSVTDTQEAIVSRHNETNEKLRLLTAITVSKKRHWFQHSTSKNPVLEEGSVSVESDVTPIGSEPEDSQPAPTSLHKAPHLQPASANSDPQRGKAADQAGDSGGHVDEEGGEIWYNPIPEDEDPTLVGGPANVDSVRHSQEGCSCEKRLANGSLLVEPAELRRRILTRRSAEDSLPPKVTAPDGIEAGVSPPASPNPWKKGGSINWSFPDRIKSPRTMRKLSMKMKKLPELSRKLNVKGVSSSQTDPLYSSPKVTRRLEGGHSHLSPGGGQTARNVISRYHLDSSVFTRNNYSQKIRSGSKAASKGGYLSDGDSPELVTKSGKQRNKDGPTSNGSKLHGPEMDVNSFRHYSFSAQPKCSQYISGIMSLHFFGAEDLKPPRVDSRSVYCAIQVDSVNKARTALLTCKTAFLDMDHAFNIELENAQQLKLVVFSWESSPRRHRVCCHGTVALPTLFRVTRSHQLAVQLEPRGVIYVKLGLIERWPNSLDAPDGGQEPRVFRVDASLVVEQEASGFMVPLVVKKCITEIEKRGCQGPPSSQKHRVSIPLKRMMAKSRNCRVFSLALALPAVYNARWAHWIMAVPFEYQALESTVVQVRALWGGYSRFFIRTRKIKDFYKSM, encoded by the exons ATGGCCGATCCTCTGCGGAGGACAATACTGGCAAAACTTCGGGGGAAGAAATCCAGGAAAGCGGCCGCAGTCGGGGGCTTCGGCGTCGCAACTTTTGTGGATAACCGAGAAGGTAAAGACGGAGTTTTGTGCGGTGTTGATGAGCAAACACCGGACAAAATTATCACTGAATTAAATGCTTTGCCAGACATCATGAGAGATAAAGAGGGCTGCCTTAACATAGCGTTTGAAAGCGGGGCAGTGAGATCGAATTGCGAAAACGCCGTGGTTAAAAATGTGTCGCCCCGGGACGTTACTTGCGTGCATTTAAACGTAGGATCGGGCGATTATGCTCGGTGGGGCACGGACTTAAATCTTACGGGTCGAGTTTATAAGAGACGCCTGGGGATCTCTGATCGGAACGAAATGCAGACTCGGGCGAGCCGCGGTAACCGGATTAACTATTTTAATGAGCTGGAGTTAGATCTCTCCAAAGATGCATGCCCTGAGTCGTCCGAAATTATGCGGGATAACAGCCAGCCACTTTATCCGAGCGGACCTCCAGGACAAATACTAGATTTAGACGGGGTAGGATTGTGTAGGGAGTTAACTCCGGTCCAAACAACCTATCGCTATGTTGAAATGAGTGGAAACGATGGTAAAGAGAGCGGGGTGGATGTGCATCAACAGTGTGGGAAGCATCAGGGGAATCCGGAGGCTTCAAATGCTGAGAAAGATGCAGACTTACTTTGTAATCTCCCTCAAATGCCCTACACCGATATTTCTATAAACGGGGCACAGATATATCAGTTTCTTGCTGTCGGTACGGTAGCTGAGAACCACCAAGTCAGTAATAATCCATCGGGAGACTACAGTGTGAGAAGTTTGCAGAACACAAGACTGTTTCCAACCGATTTGTTTGTAAGCGATAAAAATGTGGACTCAGAAACAGACGGGACCGAGGCAGAAATGCAGTGGCGAAATTTGGTCGGCAGTGATGATGGGGATTACTACGACAACGAAAATCTCCCGTTTTATGATCCACTATTATGCGCAGCTTCCGGGCCAAATTCAGACCAAGTCGAGATGAATCGGACACAAGCAGAAACGGACGGGTATAAGGTGCATGAAAGCTACATTGTAAGGACCCAGTTTAAGGAAGCGTGTGTTCTGCTTATAAGTGCGATGCAAGGCATTCATTTGGATAATGAAGTTGCTGTCAATGGATTTGGATGCCATGTAAGTCCTACTAGTTGTGACTCCCAGGAGAGTCTCTGCTCAGAAGTATCTTCTAAAGTGGTAGATTGTGATACATTCGCCTCTGGAGAGGCCGTTCCCCCTGAGTCCCACTCTGTAGGCTTTTACGATGGTGAAAACGGCAACTTGTGTCTCAGAAGGTCCTCAGCCAGCAAGAGCTTTGAACTCTTGCCCACTGAGAGTCCTCCACCTTTGAGAAGGTCCGTAAGTGATGGAGTGATCGAATGCCACCAAAATCAATATTGTCGCCTTGAACGCAAAGCCCCTTTAGCCCTCATGAGAGAGAGTGACTGGGGGATGCCTAGCGGCATTGTCAGCCTCGCGAATCAGGTTCCATTTGATGGCGAAGGTGGTGACAGTCTTCTCTTGGAGATGAGGGATAATTGCCCATTGAATGAAACCAGTGGACCAGTGAACGGTGCAAAAAGCCAGGGCACAGAGCACGGCTTCTTGACCACCCAAGATGTCTTGAAACCCAACGGGGTGACGGTCAACAAGATTCAGGAATGGATGCAGAAGGGACGCATGCTCTCCTCTGAGATGAGGCACCGCATCACCGGTTCTGCTCTCCACGAGGTCTGCGGTGACTCTCCCCTCCAGCGTTCTTGCCCCGGTTTCTTGAACAGGGCAAAAGCGGAGCCCCGGGTGACCGGATCACAGAAATGCAGAACCGTGGCTCGTGGCCAGGGAACCCGACAGCCAG CCTATATTAAAAATGCTCGCAGttccgtcacagacactcaggAGGCGATAGTGAGCAGACATAATGAAACGAACGAGAAGCTGCGGCTGTTGACCGCCATCACGGTCTCCAAGAAACGTCACTGGTTCCAGCATAGTACGTCCAAGAACCCCGTTTTGGAGGAAGGTAGCGTTTCTGTGGAGTCCGACGTTACCCCCATCGGCTCTGAGCCTGAAGACAGCCAGCCGGCACCAACATCCCTCCACAAAGCTCCCCACCTTCAGCCAGCCAGTGCCAACTCCGACCCCCAGCGGGGAAAGGCCGCTGATCAGGCTGGGGACAGTGGCGGCCACGTGGATGAGGAAGGCGGTGAGATCTGGTACAACCCGATTCCAGAAGACGAGGATCCCACGCTTGTTGGTGGCCCTGCCAATGTGGACAGTGTCCGTCACTCTCAGGAGGGCTGCAGCTGCGAGAAGAGGCTCGCAAACGGCTCACTCCTCGTGGAACCTGCTGAGCTGCGCAGGCGCATCCTCACTCGCAGATCTGCAGAGGACAGCCTTCCTCCCAAAGTCACAGCTCCAg ATGGCATCGAGGCTGGTGTCTCGCCTCCTGCCAGCCCCAACCCCTGGAAGAAAGGGGGCTCCATCAACTGGTCCTTTCCGGACAGGATCAAGTCTCCGCGCACAATGAGGAAACTGTCCATGAAGATGAAGAAGCTTCCGGAGCTCAGCAGGAAGCTGAATGTGAAAGGGGTCTCCAGCAGCCAAACTGATCCGCTGTACTCGTCCCCAAAGGTCACCCGGAGGCTGGAGGGCGGCCATTCCCACCTCTCTCCTGGGGGTGGCCAGACTGCCAGAAACGTCATCTCCCGTTATCACCTTGACAGCAGTGTTTTCACTCGGAACAACTACAGCCAGAAGATCCGGAGCGGCTCCAAGGCGGCCAGCAAGGGCGGCTACCTCAGCGACGGAGACTCCCCAGAGCTGGTCACTAAGTCAGGGAAACAAAGGAACAAGGACGGCCCAACAAGCAACGGCTCCAAACTCCATGGCCCGGAGATGGACGTCAACTCCTTCCGGCACTATAGCTTCTCAGCTCAGCCCAAGTGTAGCCAGTACATTTCAGGCATCATGAGCCTCCACTTCTTTGGGGCAGAGGATCTGAAGCCTCCTCGCGTCGACTCGCGCAGTGTCTACTGTGCCATCCAGGTGGACTCTGTCAACAAGGCCCGCACAGCCCTGCTGACGTGCAAGACGGCCTTCCTGGACATGGACCATGCCTTCAACATCGAGCTAGAGAACGCCCAGCAGCTGAAGTTGGTGGTATTCAGCTGGGAGTCCAGCCCACGCCGGCACCGCGTCTGTTGCCACGGCACTGTGGCATTACCCACACTCTTCAGGGTCACCAGGTCCCACCAGCTGGCCGTCCAGCTTGAGCCACGCGGAGTGATCTATGTCAAGCTTGGCCTGATAGAGCGCTGGCCCAACTCGCTGGATGCCCCCGACGGAGGGCAGGAGCCACGGGTCTTCCGGGTGGATGCCAGCCTGGTGGTGGAACAGGAGGCCAGTGGCTTTATGGTGCCCCTGGTCGTCAAGAAATGCATCACAGAGATCGAGAAGAGGGGCTGCCAG GGGCCGCCGAGCAGCCAGAAGCATCGTGTTTCAATTCCTCTGAAGAGGATGATGGCGAAAAGCAGGAATTGCCGGGTCTTCTCCTTGGCCTTGGCACTGCCTGCTGTGTATAATGCCAGATGGGCTCATTGGATAATGGCGGTCCCATTTGAGTACCAGGCCCTGGAATCTACTGTAGTGCAAGTGAGAGCTTTGTGGGGAGGATACAGCCGATTTTTCATCCGAACCAGAAAAATAAAAGATTTTTATAAGAGCATGTGA